In the genome of Actinomycetota bacterium, one region contains:
- a CDS encoding protocatechuate dioxygenase — protein sequence MPLQPIHRRRALGLLGAAGAGVVLAACGGSKDDASSSTVVPSKATSTDVGRTTGTTGTTGAVRPDMFDDAARCTVTPVAIEGPYYIDVDKIRSDIREDREGRKLRVAARILASDGCTPVRDAVFEIWHCDAAGLYSGFEAASTGGGGGPGGPQGGRATTTDAKRYLRGAQVTNADGIAEITTIYPGWYRGRTVHIHAKVFISSREVLTTQLYFDDALNGTVFASAPYTAHPGRDTFNDDDSIFSDQTILTVSKDGDGYLGLIGMGVKS from the coding sequence ATGCCGCTCCAGCCGATCCATCGTCGACGCGCGCTGGGCCTGCTCGGTGCCGCCGGCGCCGGCGTCGTGCTCGCCGCGTGTGGGGGCTCGAAGGACGACGCCTCGTCGAGCACGGTCGTGCCGTCGAAGGCGACCTCGACCGACGTCGGCCGTACGACCGGCACGACCGGCACGACCGGTGCCGTCAGGCCGGACATGTTCGACGATGCCGCCCGGTGCACGGTGACGCCCGTCGCGATCGAGGGCCCGTACTACATCGACGTGGACAAGATCCGCAGCGACATCCGCGAGGACCGTGAGGGGCGGAAGCTGCGGGTCGCCGCCCGCATCCTGGCCTCCGACGGTTGCACGCCCGTCAGAGACGCCGTCTTCGAGATCTGGCATTGCGACGCGGCGGGGCTCTACTCGGGTTTCGAAGCGGCGTCGACCGGAGGCGGGGGAGGCCCCGGCGGCCCGCAGGGAGGTCGCGCGACGACGACCGATGCAAAGCGCTATCTCCGCGGCGCGCAGGTCACGAACGCGGACGGCATCGCCGAGATCACCACCATCTACCCGGGCTGGTATCGGGGGCGGACGGTGCACATCCACGCCAAGGTCTTCATCTCCAGCCGCGAGGTCTTGACGACGCAGCTGTACTTCGACGACGCGCTGAACGGCACCGTGTTCGCCTCCGCGCCCTACACGGCGCACCCGGGTCGTGACACCTTCAACGACGACGACAGCATCTTCAGCGACCAGACGATCCTGACGGTGTCGAAGGACGGCGACGGTTACCTCGGCCTGATCGGCATGGGCGTGAAGTCGTAG
- a CDS encoding ABC transporter substrate-binding protein, whose amino-acid sequence MNRRGRLGRMTVVVAIGLMLVAASCSSSSDTKTAKPGATTDGAGPKGPPKRGGTLRYGLEAETDGLNPTTNRFAVSAYMMGGAVFDPLAERDSTGEVRPYLAESITPNAAYTSWTVKLRPNIKFHDGTPLTSEAIKAGTDAVLADPLISNAARPILAPTNQVEIVDNLTARINLSGPITRFPLYLTSQLGFVASPKWLREAKANPDLNQKPVGTGPFKFQSRTQDQSTKFVRNDDYWNGPVYLDGIEFVIQTDSARRADQLLAGELDAMHTSDPQTVKQLRGEKGINRFENSTGEEGFVMINSQSPPFDDIRVRKALTLATPKKDYLEIIGQGILTPADSMFIKQSKYNNPNVKQEADDPEGAKKLAAEYCAEKPAMCQGGKIKMEFKYTGPSATNQLVADTLTNGWKQVFDIKSSQVLQDDYIIQVAFGQYQVVTWRQFGSDDPEGEFVWLDCRNVGKPGALGINWPRNCNPDTQAALEAQRKSTDEAEIVNAWKRIAQNINHDYIYIFLSHTIWQIAAKSDVGDVVEGKFPGGGRTRLSSIGSHNVGQMWLDR is encoded by the coding sequence ATGAACCGTCGTGGGCGACTGGGGCGCATGACCGTGGTGGTCGCGATCGGCCTGATGCTCGTGGCGGCCTCGTGCTCGAGCAGCAGCGACACCAAGACCGCCAAGCCCGGCGCCACCACCGATGGTGCGGGCCCGAAGGGCCCGCCCAAGCGGGGTGGAACGCTGCGGTACGGCCTGGAGGCCGAGACCGACGGGCTCAACCCCACGACGAACCGGTTCGCCGTCTCCGCGTACATGATGGGCGGCGCCGTCTTCGACCCGCTCGCCGAGCGCGACAGCACCGGCGAGGTGAGGCCGTATCTCGCGGAGTCGATCACGCCGAACGCGGCGTACACTTCGTGGACCGTCAAGCTCCGTCCGAACATCAAGTTCCACGACGGCACCCCGCTCACGTCCGAGGCGATCAAAGCCGGCACGGATGCGGTGCTGGCCGACCCGCTGATCAGCAACGCGGCGAGGCCGATCCTCGCCCCGACCAACCAGGTCGAGATCGTCGACAACCTGACCGCGCGCATCAACCTCTCGGGGCCCATCACGCGCTTCCCGTTGTACCTGACGAGCCAGCTGGGCTTCGTCGCCTCGCCGAAGTGGTTGAGGGAGGCGAAGGCCAACCCCGACCTGAATCAGAAGCCGGTTGGAACCGGGCCCTTCAAGTTCCAGAGCCGCACGCAGGACCAGAGCACCAAGTTCGTGCGCAACGACGACTATTGGAACGGTCCCGTCTACCTCGACGGCATCGAGTTCGTCATCCAGACCGATTCCGCCCGTCGGGCCGACCAGCTCCTCGCGGGAGAGCTCGACGCGATGCACACGAGCGACCCCCAGACCGTCAAGCAGCTGCGCGGCGAGAAGGGCATCAACCGCTTCGAGAACTCGACCGGCGAAGAGGGCTTCGTCATGATCAACTCGCAGTCCCCGCCCTTCGACGACATCCGTGTGCGCAAAGCCCTCACCTTGGCCACCCCGAAGAAGGACTACCTCGAGATCATCGGGCAGGGCATCCTCACTCCCGCCGACAGCATGTTCATCAAGCAGAGCAAGTACAACAACCCGAACGTGAAGCAGGAGGCCGACGATCCGGAGGGCGCGAAGAAGCTCGCCGCCGAGTACTGCGCGGAAAAGCCGGCCATGTGCCAGGGCGGCAAGATCAAGATGGAGTTCAAGTACACCGGACCGAGCGCCACGAACCAGTTGGTCGCCGACACCTTGACCAACGGTTGGAAGCAGGTGTTCGACATCAAGTCGTCGCAAGTGTTGCAGGACGACTACATCATCCAGGTGGCGTTCGGCCAGTATCAGGTCGTCACCTGGCGGCAGTTCGGCAGCGACGATCCCGAGGGTGAGTTCGTCTGGCTCGACTGCCGCAACGTCGGCAAGCCGGGCGCGCTCGGGATCAACTGGCCCCGGAACTGCAACCCCGACACCCAGGCCGCACTCGAGGCGCAACGCAAGAGCACCGACGAGGCCGAGATCGTGAACGCTTGGAAGCGGATCGCCCAGAACATCAACCACGACTACATCTACATCTTCCTCAGCCACACGATCTGGCAGATCGCGGCCAAGTCCGACGTGGGCGACGTGGTCGAGGGCAAGTTCCCCGGGGGCGGGCGCACCCGGCTCTCGAGCATCGGGTCGCACAACGTCGGCCAGATGTGGCTCGACCGGTAG
- a CDS encoding ABC transporter permease has protein sequence MLRRVRQLVVVLFAVTLLTFLSLNLLGDPLKSILGPLYADPQVRAQARADLRLDDPIPTRYVRWLGDALHGDLGRSYNSRESVSSILGKRIPVSLFLMGYAQVLALVLALPIAVWSAYKAESWFDRSSTTASFALISVPNFALGVLLLYFLAVRTQAFPARYLDDTLFDRVHSMFLPALTLALPAAATYMRLLRTDLIKTLQDDFITTARAKGLPSWRILVRHALRPSSFSLVTVVGLQVGALLGGALVVENIFSIPGVGKAVVDAVFRKDYLVVQSVVLLIATTYVVVNFLVDAFYVVLDPRVRSVRTG, from the coding sequence GTGCTGCGCAGGGTCCGCCAGCTGGTCGTGGTCCTCTTCGCAGTCACCCTGCTCACGTTCCTTTCGCTGAACCTGCTCGGCGACCCGCTGAAGTCGATCCTCGGCCCCCTGTACGCGGACCCGCAGGTGCGGGCGCAAGCGCGCGCGGACCTGCGCCTCGACGACCCCATTCCGACCCGGTACGTGCGGTGGCTGGGCGACGCGCTGCACGGCGACCTCGGGCGCTCCTACAACAGCCGCGAGAGCGTGAGCTCCATCCTGGGCAAACGCATCCCGGTGTCGCTGTTTCTGATGGGCTACGCGCAGGTGCTGGCCCTCGTGCTGGCGCTGCCGATCGCGGTGTGGAGCGCCTACAAGGCGGAGAGCTGGTTCGATCGATCGTCGACGACCGCGTCGTTCGCGTTGATATCGGTGCCGAACTTCGCCCTCGGCGTGCTCCTCCTGTACTTCCTGGCCGTGCGCACCCAGGCGTTCCCCGCGCGCTATCTCGACGACACCCTCTTCGATCGCGTGCACTCGATGTTCCTGCCTGCGCTCACGCTCGCCCTGCCGGCGGCGGCAACCTACATGCGCCTCCTGCGCACCGACCTCATCAAGACGCTGCAAGACGACTTCATCACCACCGCCCGGGCCAAGGGCCTGCCCAGCTGGCGCATCCTCGTGCGTCACGCGCTGCGACCGTCGAGCTTCTCGCTCGTGACCGTCGTGGGGCTGCAGGTGGGCGCGCTGCTGGGAGGCGCGCTCGTCGTCGAGAACATCTTCTCGATACCGGGTGTCGGCAAGGCGGTGGTCGACGCCGTCTTCCGCAAGGACTACCTCGTCGTGCAGTCCGTGGTGCTCCTCATCGCCACGACCTACGTCGTCGTCAACTTCCTCGTCGACGCGTTCTACGTCGTCCTCGATCCCCGGGTGCGAAGTGTCCGTACAGGCTGA
- a CDS encoding ABC transporter permease → MSARRWSTPSSARTTSSCSPWCSSSPRPTSSSTSSSTRSTSSSIPGCEVSVQADVTAAAAPAGAATLPAPGALERPVRDRRRLGPGFWAAVAWVVVVVAVCALAPLLPLADPNQTLHGPRNGGFTYHNWLGTDDGGRDLLSRTIWGGRVSLLIGFVSVAFGLAIGGTIGLIAGFYRGRIDRFVMSIFDISLAFPAVVLALLLVTFLGQKLQWILLTIGILAIAPVGRLARANTLAYSQRDFVTAARALGAKSLRIMVREILPNILVPMAALALLGTALAIVAEGSLAFLGLSVAGSTNTWGKMIVAGSSGNTLREAPLMAFVPIAAMFSTLLCLNLIGDRLRAHFEVRESLL, encoded by the coding sequence GTGTCGGCAAGGCGGTGGTCGACGCCGTCTTCCGCAAGGACTACCTCGTCGTGCAGTCCGTGGTGCTCCTCATCGCCACGACCTACGTCGTCGTCAACTTCCTCGTCGACGCGTTCTACGTCGTCCTCGATCCCCGGGTGCGAAGTGTCCGTACAGGCTGACGTAACCGCGGCAGCGGCCCCCGCAGGTGCCGCGACGCTTCCGGCGCCCGGTGCGCTGGAGCGGCCGGTGCGTGACCGCCGACGCCTCGGGCCCGGATTCTGGGCCGCGGTCGCGTGGGTGGTGGTCGTGGTCGCCGTGTGCGCGCTGGCCCCGCTGCTCCCGCTCGCGGACCCGAACCAGACGCTGCACGGACCTCGCAACGGGGGCTTCACCTACCACAACTGGTTGGGCACCGACGACGGCGGACGCGACCTGCTCTCGCGCACGATCTGGGGCGGCCGCGTCTCGCTGCTCATCGGTTTCGTGTCGGTCGCGTTCGGCCTGGCCATCGGCGGCACGATCGGCCTGATCGCGGGTTTCTACCGCGGCAGGATCGACCGCTTCGTGATGTCGATCTTCGACATCTCCCTCGCCTTCCCCGCGGTGGTGCTCGCGCTCCTGCTCGTCACGTTCCTCGGTCAGAAGCTCCAGTGGATCCTGCTGACCATCGGCATCCTCGCCATCGCGCCCGTCGGCCGCCTGGCGCGGGCCAACACGTTGGCGTACTCGCAACGTGACTTCGTCACCGCGGCCCGCGCCCTGGGCGCCAAGAGCCTGCGGATCATGGTGCGCGAGATCCTGCCCAACATCCTCGTGCCGATGGCGGCCCTGGCACTGCTGGGCACCGCGCTGGCGATCGTCGCGGAGGGGTCGCTGGCGTTCCTCGGGCTGAGCGTCGCCGGATCGACGAACACGTGGGGGAAGATGATCGTCGCTGGCTCGTCGGGCAACACGCTGCGGGAAGCGCCGCTGATGGCGTTCGTGCCGATCGCCGCCATGTTCTCCACCCTGCTGTGCCTGAACCTGATCGGCGATCGGCTGCGCGCCCACTTCGAGGTGCGAGAGTCGCTTCTCTGA
- a CDS encoding Rrf2 family transcriptional regulator produces MNISAKADYAICAAVALAATDSDAPVKGEALARSQDIPTKFLENIMSDLRKAGIVSSQRGAVGGYWLARPGDEVTLADVIRAVDGPLANVRGTRPEQTAYHGVTEALVEVWIAVRASLRSVLEAVTVADVASGRLPAKVARMARDPEAWLPH; encoded by the coding sequence GTGAACATCTCGGCCAAGGCGGACTACGCGATCTGCGCGGCCGTGGCCCTGGCTGCGACCGACAGCGATGCGCCGGTGAAGGGCGAGGCGCTCGCGCGCAGCCAGGACATCCCCACCAAGTTCCTCGAGAACATCATGAGCGACCTCCGGAAGGCGGGGATCGTCTCCAGCCAGCGCGGCGCGGTCGGCGGCTACTGGCTGGCCCGCCCGGGCGACGAGGTGACGCTGGCCGACGTCATCCGCGCGGTCGACGGGCCGCTCGCGAACGTGCGCGGTACCCGGCCGGAGCAGACCGCGTATCACGGGGTCACCGAGGCCCTGGTCGAGGTGTGGATCGCGGTCCGGGCCAGCCTGCGCTCCGTGCTCGAGGCGGTCACGGTCGCGGACGTGGCCTCCGGTCGCCTACCCGCGAAGGTCGCGCGCATGGCGCGCGACCCCGAAGCGTGGCTGCCCCATTGA
- a CDS encoding glycosyltransferase family 4 protein: MRIALVCPYSLTLPGGVQTQVLALARALRALGHPTRVLGPCDGAPPDVGITPLGNSVPLAANGSMAPIAPDPACALRTIRALRDEQFDVVHLHEPLVPGPTMTALLFDAAPMVGTFHAAGGSAAYKWLRPGTRYAARRLSLRCAVSEDARCMAQHALGGEYVLVHNGIDVARFAKATPWPTEGPTIFFVGRHEPRKGLSVLLEAMSSLPPEVRLWVGGDGPETDVLRARTRRDDRIEWLGAIHDDEKARRLRGADVFCAPSLYGESFGVVLLEAMAAHAPIVASDLPGYSNVARSGVDAVLVPPGDPEALGNALRSVLADSRLAETVAVAADARAAEFAMDRLAERYLELYAEVAGRARKR; encoded by the coding sequence ATGCGCATCGCGCTGGTGTGCCCTTACAGCCTCACGTTGCCCGGCGGGGTGCAGACCCAGGTGCTCGCCTTGGCCCGGGCGCTGCGTGCCCTCGGCCACCCCACCCGGGTGCTCGGCCCCTGCGACGGGGCGCCGCCCGACGTGGGCATCACCCCCCTCGGTAACAGCGTTCCTCTGGCCGCCAACGGATCGATGGCTCCGATCGCGCCCGACCCCGCCTGCGCCCTACGGACGATCCGCGCCCTGCGCGACGAGCAGTTCGACGTCGTGCACCTGCACGAGCCGCTCGTTCCCGGGCCCACGATGACCGCCCTCCTGTTCGACGCCGCGCCGATGGTCGGCACCTTCCACGCCGCGGGGGGGAGCGCCGCCTACAAGTGGCTCCGGCCGGGCACCCGGTACGCGGCCCGCCGGCTGAGCCTGCGGTGCGCGGTCTCCGAGGACGCCCGGTGCATGGCGCAACATGCGCTCGGTGGCGAGTACGTGCTCGTGCACAACGGCATCGACGTGGCGCGGTTCGCCAAGGCGACACCGTGGCCCACGGAGGGCCCGACGATCTTCTTCGTGGGTCGCCACGAACCACGCAAGGGCTTGTCGGTGCTGCTCGAAGCGATGTCGAGCCTCCCCCCGGAGGTCCGACTCTGGGTGGGCGGCGACGGCCCGGAGACCGACGTCCTCCGGGCCCGCACGCGCCGCGACGACCGCATCGAGTGGCTCGGCGCGATCCACGACGACGAGAAGGCGCGCCGGCTCCGCGGCGCCGACGTGTTCTGCGCGCCGTCCCTCTACGGTGAGTCGTTCGGCGTGGTGCTCCTGGAAGCCATGGCGGCGCACGCGCCGATCGTCGCCAGTGACCTGCCCGGCTACTCCAACGTCGCCCGCAGCGGCGTCGACGCGGTGCTCGTGCCGCCCGGCGATCCCGAAGCGCTCGGGAACGCGCTCCGAAGCGTGCTGGCCGACAGCCGGCTCGCCGAGACGGTCGCGGTCGCGGCGGATGCCCGGGCCGCGGAGTTCGCCATGGACCGCCTGGCCGAGCGCTACCTGGAGCTCTACGCCGAGGTCGCAGGCCGGGCTCGCAAGCGCTGA
- a CDS encoding LemA family protein: MIAVWIVLAILVLLLLYVIVSYNSLVRVRNRTDDAWSQIDVQLRRRYDLIPNLVNTVKGYAAHERQTFEAVTQARTQGMNAQGVAEQAQAENMITGALKSLFAVAEAYPELKANQNFLALQEELTATEGRISYARQFYNDTVLKLNTKVQTLPTNILAGMFGFKTREYFEADDTSRGPVTVQF, translated from the coding sequence ATGATCGCCGTGTGGATCGTGCTTGCGATCCTCGTGCTGCTGCTCCTCTACGTGATCGTCTCCTACAACTCGCTGGTGCGCGTCCGGAACCGCACCGACGACGCGTGGTCGCAGATCGACGTGCAGTTGCGCCGCCGCTACGACCTCATCCCCAACCTGGTGAACACCGTGAAGGGCTACGCGGCGCACGAGCGCCAGACGTTCGAGGCCGTCACGCAGGCGCGGACGCAGGGCATGAACGCCCAGGGCGTCGCCGAGCAGGCGCAGGCCGAGAACATGATCACCGGCGCCTTGAAGTCGTTGTTCGCCGTGGCCGAGGCCTATCCCGAGCTGAAGGCGAACCAGAACTTCCTGGCGCTGCAGGAGGAGCTCACCGCGACGGAAGGCCGGATCTCCTACGCCCGCCAGTTCTACAACGACACCGTCCTCAAGCTGAACACGAAGGTCCAGACCCTCCCGACGAACATCCTCGCCGGCATGTTCGGCTTCAAGACCCGCGAGTACTTCGAGGCCGACGACACCTCGCGCGGTCCCGTGACGGTGCAGTTCTGA
- a CDS encoding zinc metalloprotease HtpX: MYEQIAANKRRSALLIAAFVVLVLAVAWAIDVLLGYGVAGLVIALVVVVIGTFGAYWKSDAVALAMSHAKPADPVEYARLHNLVEGLCIAGGLPKPRVYVINDPAPNAFATGRDPRHAAVAVTTGLLEKMNRVELEGVLAHELSHVKNYDILVSTLAVTLVGVIVVMADFSLRFLWWGGPRSRDRERDGGGGPQAILALVGIVLLLLAPLAARLMQFAVSRRREALADISGVAMTRYPPGLIAALEKLKDDTTVVESSSRATAHLWIESPLARTREEGRLSRLNRLFETHPPLEERIQALKEL; the protein is encoded by the coding sequence CTGTACGAGCAGATAGCTGCGAACAAGCGCCGATCGGCGCTGCTCATCGCCGCCTTCGTCGTCCTGGTGCTGGCGGTCGCCTGGGCGATCGACGTGCTGCTGGGCTACGGCGTGGCCGGTCTCGTCATCGCGCTCGTCGTCGTCGTGATCGGCACGTTCGGCGCCTACTGGAAGTCCGACGCCGTCGCGTTGGCGATGAGTCACGCCAAGCCGGCGGATCCGGTCGAGTACGCGCGTCTGCACAACCTGGTCGAGGGGCTCTGCATCGCCGGCGGCCTGCCGAAGCCACGCGTCTACGTGATCAACGACCCTGCGCCGAACGCGTTCGCAACGGGCCGCGACCCCCGTCATGCCGCGGTCGCGGTCACCACCGGGCTGCTCGAGAAGATGAACCGGGTGGAGCTCGAGGGCGTGCTCGCCCACGAGCTGAGCCACGTGAAGAACTACGACATCCTCGTGTCGACGCTCGCGGTGACCCTCGTCGGGGTGATCGTGGTCATGGCGGACTTCTCCCTGCGGTTCTTGTGGTGGGGCGGCCCACGTTCGCGCGACCGCGAACGCGACGGCGGTGGCGGCCCGCAGGCCATCCTCGCGCTCGTCGGGATCGTGCTCCTGCTGTTGGCGCCGCTCGCGGCGCGGCTCATGCAGTTCGCGGTGAGCCGTCGACGCGAGGCGCTCGCCGATATAAGCGGCGTGGCGATGACCCGCTACCCGCCCGGGCTGATCGCCGCGCTCGAGAAGCTGAAGGACGACACCACCGTCGTGGAGTCGTCGTCGCGGGCGACGGCCCACCTCTGGATCGAGTCACCGCTCGCCCGCACCAGGGAGGAAGGCCGCCTGTCGCGGCTGAACCGCCTGTTCGAGACCCACCCGCCACTCGAAGAGCGCATCCAGGCGCTCAAGGAGCTCTGA
- a CDS encoding DUF3048 domain-containing protein, with the protein MGRPTFARPRTRRRWRPAGHPRARRDRAPAVGAARGAAHAVRGEPSTRGARRYKRRGDDPLPARADRRAREAEGRHHRRGVVVAGDGPPLDRVTARPHQGGRPPVAAEPPVRDPPATRRAHPGAQGALSHTVRRPIAAVVALVLVAGACGGSKKKDVARARPKPPPTTTTVPAQYPLTGLPVTNAATAARPALTVKIENAPEARPQAGLNSADVVYEEQVEGGLTRFLVVFQSTDSDLVGPIRSLRPTDPDVVRPFGGLFAYSGGTKKFIGLLHATPLQDIGYDNLPKLYEKRPGKRAPHNVYSSTARLYSAAQKNLKPPPPLFTFLSSGQPFAPTAPPAVHLTVPMGLTKADYDWDPAAGNWKRTTNGTPHLLEGGAQLTSTNVIVQFVTYRTSPGDFDVLHNPVSVANVVGTGDAWVLAGGKVVMGKWSKASPEAMTAFTDAAGSPVALLPGRTWVLLAPAGTAAVTR; encoded by the coding sequence GTGGGGCGGCCCACGTTCGCGCGACCGCGAACGCGACGGCGGTGGCGGCCCGCAGGCCATCCTCGCGCTCGTCGGGATCGTGCTCCTGCTGTTGGCGCCGCTCGCGGCGCGGCTCATGCAGTTCGCGGTGAGCCGTCGACGCGAGGCGCTCGCCGATATAAGCGGCGTGGCGATGACCCGCTACCCGCCCGGGCTGATCGCCGCGCTCGAGAAGCTGAAGGACGACACCACCGTCGTGGAGTCGTCGTCGCGGGCGACGGCCCACCTCTGGATCGAGTCACCGCTCGCCCGCACCAGGGAGGAAGGCCGCCTGTCGCGGCTGAACCGCCTGTTCGAGACCCACCCGCCACTCGAAGAGCGCATCCAGGCGCTCAAGGAGCTCTGAGCCATACCGTGCGTCGCCCCATCGCCGCCGTCGTCGCCCTCGTGCTGGTCGCGGGAGCCTGTGGTGGCAGCAAGAAGAAGGACGTCGCGCGCGCCCGGCCGAAGCCACCGCCGACCACGACCACCGTGCCCGCGCAGTACCCGTTGACCGGTCTGCCCGTGACCAACGCCGCCACGGCCGCGCGCCCGGCGCTGACCGTGAAGATCGAGAACGCGCCGGAGGCGCGCCCGCAGGCGGGGCTCAACTCGGCCGACGTGGTGTACGAGGAGCAGGTCGAGGGCGGTCTCACGCGGTTCCTCGTCGTCTTCCAGTCCACCGACTCCGATCTGGTCGGGCCCATTCGCTCGCTGCGCCCGACCGACCCCGACGTGGTGCGACCGTTCGGCGGGTTGTTCGCGTACTCGGGCGGCACCAAGAAGTTCATCGGCCTGCTGCACGCCACACCGCTGCAGGACATCGGCTACGACAACCTGCCGAAGCTCTACGAGAAGCGCCCGGGCAAGAGGGCTCCACACAACGTCTACTCGTCGACCGCACGCCTCTACAGCGCGGCTCAGAAGAATCTGAAGCCCCCGCCGCCCCTGTTCACCTTCCTTTCCTCGGGCCAGCCGTTCGCGCCCACCGCGCCTCCGGCCGTGCACCTCACGGTGCCCATGGGGCTCACGAAGGCCGATTACGACTGGGACCCGGCCGCAGGCAACTGGAAGCGCACCACGAACGGCACGCCGCACCTGCTCGAAGGTGGCGCGCAGCTGACGTCGACGAACGTGATAGTGCAGTTCGTGACGTACCGGACCAGCCCCGGCGACTTCGATGTGCTCCACAACCCCGTGTCGGTTGCCAACGTGGTCGGTACCGGCGACGCCTGGGTGCTCGCCGGCGGCAAGGTCGTCATGGGGAAGTGGTCGAAGGCGTCGCCGGAGGCGATGACGGCGTTCACCGACGCGGCCGGCTCGCCGGTCGCGTTGTTGCCGGGACGCACGTGGGTGCTGCTTGCACCGGCCGGAACCGCAGCCGTGACGCGGTAG
- the pdxS gene encoding pyridoxal 5'-phosphate synthase lyase subunit PdxS → MPEPSRTTGTDRVKRGLAEMLRGGVIMDVVTPEQAVIAEDAGAVAVMALERVPADIRRDGGVARMSDPAMVEGIKAAVTIPVMAKARIGHFAEAQVLEALGVDYVDESEVLTPADEAHHIDKWAFTVPFVCGATNLGEALRRLSEGAALIRSKGEAGTGDVKEAVRHLRSILGDIRKLTQADSAEVFAWAKELRAPIGLVQELAETGRLPVPLFCAGGIATPADAALVMQLGAEAVFVGSGIFKSADPAPRAKAIVEATAHHTDAHIVAKVSRGLGEPMRGTEADKVEIKLSERGW, encoded by the coding sequence ATGCCCGAGCCCAGCCGCACCACCGGAACCGATCGCGTCAAGCGGGGCCTGGCCGAGATGCTCCGTGGGGGCGTCATCATGGACGTCGTCACGCCCGAGCAGGCCGTCATCGCGGAGGACGCGGGCGCAGTCGCGGTGATGGCGCTCGAGCGGGTTCCCGCCGACATCCGTCGCGACGGCGGCGTGGCGCGCATGAGCGACCCGGCCATGGTCGAGGGCATCAAAGCGGCCGTGACGATCCCGGTGATGGCCAAGGCGCGCATCGGCCACTTCGCCGAGGCGCAGGTGCTCGAGGCGCTCGGCGTCGACTACGTGGACGAGAGCGAAGTGCTCACGCCCGCCGACGAGGCGCACCACATCGACAAGTGGGCGTTCACGGTGCCGTTCGTCTGCGGCGCCACCAACCTCGGCGAAGCCCTGCGGCGCCTGTCCGAGGGCGCGGCGCTGATTCGGTCGAAGGGCGAAGCGGGCACGGGCGACGTGAAGGAAGCGGTGCGCCACCTGCGGTCGATCCTCGGCGACATCCGCAAGCTCACGCAGGCGGACTCGGCCGAGGTGTTCGCGTGGGCCAAGGAGCTGCGCGCCCCGATCGGCCTGGTGCAGGAGCTGGCCGAGACCGGCAGGCTCCCGGTGCCGCTCTTCTGCGCGGGCGGCATCGCCACGCCGGCCGACGCCGCGCTCGTCATGCAGTTGGGAGCCGAGGCCGTGTTCGTCGGGTCGGGCATCTTCAAGAGCGCAGATCCCGCGCCGCGCGCCAAGGCCATCGTCGAGGCCACCGCCCACCACACCGACGCGCACATTGTCGCCAAGGTCAGTCGGGGCCTGGGCGAGCCCATGCGCGGCACCGAGGCCGACAAGGTCGAGATCAAGCTCTCCGAGCGGGGCTGGTAG
- the pdxT gene encoding pyridoxal 5'-phosphate synthase glutaminase subunit PdxT, which translates to MGVLALQGDVREHVQALAELGAHAVEVRVPEDLTAVDALVLPGGESTTIAKLLDFSGLFGPVAERLDAGMPALGTCAGMILLASEVLDGRPDQRSFGAIELAVRRNAFGSQVDSFEVDLDIAGMAGGTYPAVFIRAPYVERVGDDVEVLAEVDGHPVLCRSGPIMVASFHPELAGDLRLHQLFMEGV; encoded by the coding sequence ATCGGCGTGCTCGCGCTCCAGGGCGACGTCAGAGAGCACGTCCAGGCGCTCGCTGAGCTCGGCGCGCACGCGGTCGAGGTGCGCGTGCCGGAGGACCTCACGGCCGTCGACGCGCTCGTCCTGCCCGGCGGCGAGTCGACCACCATCGCCAAGCTGCTCGACTTCTCCGGTCTCTTCGGGCCGGTGGCCGAGCGCCTCGACGCCGGGATGCCCGCGTTGGGGACATGCGCGGGGATGATCCTGCTCGCGAGCGAGGTGCTCGACGGGCGGCCCGACCAGCGCAGCTTCGGCGCCATCGAGCTGGCCGTGCGCCGCAACGCCTTCGGGAGCCAGGTCGACTCGTTCGAGGTCGACCTCGACATCGCGGGGATGGCCGGTGGCACCTACCCCGCGGTCTTCATCCGTGCGCCGTACGTCGAGCGGGTCGGCGACGACGTCGAGGTGCTGGCGGAGGTCGACGGCCACCCGGTGCTGTGCCGGTCGGGCCCGATCATGGTGGCATCGTTTCACCCGGAGCTCGCCGGTGACTTGCGGCTCCATCAGCTCTTCATGGAGGGTGTGTGA